One Vigna unguiculata cultivar IT97K-499-35 chromosome 11, ASM411807v1, whole genome shotgun sequence DNA window includes the following coding sequences:
- the LOC114170301 gene encoding keratin, type II cytoskeletal 2 epidermal-like — MSLVGKLWVCAMVESVGGKWFFLIFMERRHFSTTVVSGVDNARAAFALVDRKVVGRQRKGAKMWLTFAIKVRRKEKGKLVHFVAYLLIAIKAHLLKEACCKGKCFSRACGKKGDNELALVAKREKMKWVGGGGSGGGSSCGSNGHGGGGVGYGGDLMVVVDMVTVVVVGGGGWWCMGRVGGGSCSVSGCRDSGGGNDGGRGGGCGSDHGVGSGGDSHGPEGSGGSNCGNGSSSDCSSGVGDRARGDDFGGGGDDCGGGEFWPWS, encoded by the exons ATGTCGTTGGTGGGCAAGCTTTGGGTTTGTGCAATGGTGGAAAGTGTTGGTGGGAAGTGGTTCTTCTTAATTTTCATGGAAAGGAGGCATTTTTCCACTACTGTAGTTAGTGGTGTGGATAATGCAAGAGCGGCATTTGCTTTGGTTGATCGGAAAGTTGTTGGGAG GCAAAGAAAGGGGGCGAAAATGTGGCTCACTTTTGCGATTAAAGTTCGTCGTAAAGAAAAGGGCAAGCTTGTGCATTTCGTTGCTTACTTGCTCATCGCCATTAAAGCTCACTTGCTCAAGGAAGCTTGTTGTAAAGGAAAATGTTTCTCTCGTGCTTGTGGCAAAAAGGGGGACAACGAACTTGCACTCGTGGCAAAAAGGGAGAAAATGAAATGGG ttggtggtggtggtagtggtggtggtagtTCTTGTGGTAGTAATggtcatggtggtggtggtgttggttaTGGTGGGGacttgatggtggtggtggacaTGGTGACAGTGGTGGTGGTAGGTGGTGgtgggtggtggtgcatgggACGTGTTGGTGGTGGTAGTTGTAGTGTCAGTGGTTGTCGTGATAGTGGCGGTGGAAATGATGGTGGgcgtggtggtggttgtggtagtgACCATGGTGTTGGCAGTGGCGGTGATAGTCATGGTCCTGAGGGTAGTGGTGGTAGTAACTGTGGTAATGGTAGTAGTAGTGACTGTAGTAGTGGTGTTGGTGACCGTGCCAGAGGTGACGattttggtggtggtggtgacgaTTGTGGGGGTGGTGAGTTTTGGCCGTGGTCATGA